The region TTAGTTTTGCCATGAAAGGCAAGAAGGTGTTTGTCCTTGATGCTGACCTTGGGCTTGGAAATCTGGATATACTGCTTGGTTTAACCCCTAGGTTTACACTTGCCCACATCCTTAAGGGAGAGAAGACAATAGAAGAGGTTGTTGTCAAAGGACCTAAAGGGATAAGAATCCTTCCTGCAGCATCAGGCATTCAGGAACTCACAAATCTTGGAGCAGAAGAAAAGATTAACCTCTTTTCACAGATAGAAAACCTTGATGGTAACATTGATATAATGCTGATAGATACTGCTGCAGGCATTTCTCAAAATGTCCTTTTCTTTAACATGGCTGCTGATGAAATCATAGTTGTTGCCTCGTCTGAACCTACATCCATTATAGATGCTTATGCCCTTATGAAGGTCCTTCATTTAAAGCATGGTGAGAAGAGGTTTAAACTGCTTGTAAATTTTGTAAAAACCAAAAATGAGGGGCTTGAGGTCTACAGAAACTTAAGCGTAGTTACAGGCAGGTATCTGAATATAGCAATAGATTATCTGGGTTTTATTCCTATGGATGAGAATCTGCCAAAGGCTGTCAGGGAACAGAAGCCTATAGTAGATATATTCCCTGATTCAAAGGCAAGCAAGGCATTTATGGAATTATCAGGGATTATTGATGAACTTCCGCCCGTGGAGCCAAAAGACAATCTGCAGTTTTTTAGCGGCAGGGGTATAGAGGTGAGATGTGAAATGTAAGGCGAGAATAGCGAGAAAGGCGGGAAATGCAGGCTATAGATTTTAAGAAACTTAATATGGATAGAGATGCAGTAATCAGGGAATACGCACATCTGGTAAAGATTATTGCATACAGACTTGCTGTCAGACTGCCGTCCCACATTGATATAAACGACCTTATAAATGCAGGGATAATCGGGCTTATAGATAGTATTGATGCATTTGACCCTGCAAGGGGTGTGAAGATGGAGACATATCTATCCTTCAGGATAAAGGGGTCCATGCTGGATGAACTTAGAAGTATGGACTGGCTGCCAAGGAGTGTAAGGGAAAAATCAAAGCAGCTGGAAAGGGGATATGCAGAACTTGAGTCAAAACTTGGAAGGACACCAACAGACGAAGAGATGGCAGAATCCTTTGGCATGGATGAAGATAATTTTCAGGAACTTCTTAGAAAGGTTAGCTGTGCAGGTGTGATAAATCTTGAGGATATGGGGCTGAATAAGAATGGCGATGATGTAAATATAATGGAATGTCTGGCAGACCCTCGTTGTGAAGACCCTGTTAAATCTCTGCACATGGAGGATGTCCGCAGCAGGCTTGCAAAGGCTGTTGATGAACTGCCTGAAAAAGAGAGGCTCGCAGTATCCCTTTATTATTATGAAGAACTAAATCTCAAAGAGATAGGTCATGTTATGAGTCTTACAGAATCAAGGGTTTGCCAGCTGCATACTCAGGCAATCCACAGGCTGAAGGGTAAACTAAAAAAACTTGTAAATATGGGGGACTTGATATGACAGGCAAATATACGAAGTTTTTGCAATCAGTTGACAGGTCAATACATCATGCCCATATTTACGGCGCCAGACATCCTTTGGCACACAGGTCTATTTCTGATACCTACAATCATATCATGAAACTGCTTACTGATAACTGTGAATTGAGTATGAGTTTTGCAGATTGGAAAATACTTGTTAATAGTCAACCGCAGGATAGCGGGGATGAGATTGCTATATTATTTCATAAATTAAAACTTAATAACATTGTCTTTTATCAAGAG is a window of Deltaproteobacteria bacterium DNA encoding:
- a CDS encoding MinD/ParA family protein, whose protein sequence is MFSKCKPKVIAITSGKGGVGKTNVVANLAVSFAMKGKKVFVLDADLGLGNLDILLGLTPRFTLAHILKGEKTIEEVVVKGPKGIRILPAASGIQELTNLGAEEKINLFSQIENLDGNIDIMLIDTAAGISQNVLFFNMAADEIIVVASSEPTSIIDAYALMKVLHLKHGEKRFKLLVNFVKTKNEGLEVYRNLSVVTGRYLNIAIDYLGFIPMDENLPKAVREQKPIVDIFPDSKASKAFMELSGIIDELPPVEPKDNLQFFSGRGIEVRCEM
- a CDS encoding FliA/WhiG family RNA polymerase sigma factor, producing the protein MQAIDFKKLNMDRDAVIREYAHLVKIIAYRLAVRLPSHIDINDLINAGIIGLIDSIDAFDPARGVKMETYLSFRIKGSMLDELRSMDWLPRSVREKSKQLERGYAELESKLGRTPTDEEMAESFGMDEDNFQELLRKVSCAGVINLEDMGLNKNGDDVNIMECLADPRCEDPVKSLHMEDVRSRLAKAVDELPEKERLAVSLYYYEELNLKEIGHVMSLTESRVCQLHTQAIHRLKGKLKKLVNMGDLI